One Glandiceps talaboti chromosome 20, keGlaTala1.1, whole genome shotgun sequence genomic region harbors:
- the LOC144451016 gene encoding uncharacterized protein LOC144451016, translating to MTKHRRNHTGEKPYKCDVCGKTFSRRVGMTLHRRIHTGEKPYKCDMCGKTFSRRVGMTLHRRIHTGEKPYKCDVCGKAFSRRGSMTLHRRLHTGEKPWRCDVCGKTFSQKGHVTRHKGIVHTGEKPWKCDVCGKAFSIKGSMVIHRRLHTGEKPYKCGICGKGFYAQACLTIHKRIHTGEVMYKCDVCGKTFGSKGHLTLHRRIHTGEKPYQCDMCGKTFSLQQNMTIHKRIHTGEKPWKCDVCGKTFSTKSYLKIHHRIHTGERPYQCDVCGKAFATKGSMKIHRRIHTGEKPYQCDVCGKAFCMQINMASHRRIHHTGEKPYKCEECGKTFSLQQNMTIHKRIHTGEKPYKCDVCGKTFSMKDTLNKHHRIHTGERPYQCDICGKSFAIKGSVRIHRRIHTGEKPYQCDVCGKAFNMQGNMASHRRIHYTCEKPYQCDMCGKTFSVKRTMTLHKRIHTGERPYKCEVCGKKFSHQGVLTMHTRIHTGHKPYTCEVCGKSFNRKGCMKLHTRIHTGEKPYKCEVCGKTFSMKGSMTTHRRIHTREKPYKCDVCGKTFNEKGNMTKHKRIHTGEKPYKCEVCGKAFSENGSLTKHTRTHTGEKPYECDVCGKTFNDKGSMTKHRRIHTGEKPYKCEVCGRAFRTQENLTIHRRIHTGEMPYKCDVCGKTFSTKSNMNIHRRIHTGEKPYKCEVCGIAFSMKSNLKKHKRIHTGEKPYQCDVCGKRFSQQGNVTIHRRIHSGDKWTGSMTKHRKKHTIGKCVERRTQIRGQMTSHQRIPSGETMYKCDICGKTFDREGNMTLHRRIHTGETMYKCDVCGKTFSLKDTFTKHQRIHTGEKPYKCEVCGKTFSQKGSMTRHKIIHTGEKPYKCDVCGKTFSIKGSMRIHRRLHTGEKPYKCDICGKGFHVQAHLTIHRRIHTGEKPYLCEVCGKRFSVKHKIIHTGEKPYQCDICGKTFGIKGSVRIHRRIHTGEKPYQCDVCGKAFRIKGNMASHRRIHTGEKPYRCDVCGKTFSQKGNVAVHKRIHTGEKPYKCDVCGKTFSQRVSITNHQRTHTGEKPYECEVCGKAFSQKGNLTNHRRIHTAEKPYKCDVCGKAFSENGSLTRHTRTHTGEKPYECDVCGKTFNDRGSMTKHRRIHTGEKPYKCEVCGKAFRTQEHLTIHRRIHTGEKIYNCDVCGKTFSTKANMTRHKRIHTGEKPYKCEVCGIAFSLKSNLKKHKRIHTGEKPYQCDVCGKRFSQQGSATRHRRIHTDDKPYKCEMCGKRFSQQGSLIMHI from the exons ATGACAAAACATAGAAGAaaccacacaggtgaaaagccatacaaatgtgacgtgtgtggaaagactttcagCAGAAGAGTAGGAATGACTCTACACAGAAGAATCCAcactggtgaaaagccatacaaatgtgacatgtgtggaaagactttcagTAGAAGAGTAGGAATGACTCTACACagaagaatccacacaggtgaaaagccatacaaatgtgacgTGTGTGGAAAGGCTTTCAGCAGAAGAGGAAGCATGACTCTACATAGAAGactccacacaggtgaaaagcccTGGCGATGTGAcgtgtgtggaaagactttcagTCAGAAAGGACATGTGACTAGGCATAAAGGAAtagtccacacaggtgaaaagccatggaaatgtgatgtgtgtggaaaGGCTTTCAGCATAAAAGGAAGTATGGTGATACATAGAAGACTCCACAcgggtgaaaagccatacaaatgtggcATATGTGGAAAGGGTTTCTATGCACAAGCATGTTTGACCATACATaaaagaatccacacaggtgaagttatgtacaaatgtgatgtgtgtggaaagactttcGGCAGCAAAGGACATTTGACCctacatagaagaatccacacaggtgaaaagccataccaGTGTGATATGTGTGGAAAGACTTTTAGTCTCCAACAAAATATGACCATACATaaaagaatccacacaggtgaaaagccatggaaatgtgatgtgtgtggaaagactttcagTACGAAATCCTATTTGAAAATACATCatagaatccacacaggtgaaaggCCATAccaatgtgatgtgtgtggaaaAGCTTTTGCTACAAAAGGAAGTATGAAgatacatagaagaatccacacaggtgaaaaacCATACCAATGTGACGTGTGTGGAAAGGCtttctgtatgcaaataaatatggcCAGTCACAGAAGAATCcaccacacaggtgaaaagccatacaaatgtgaagagTGTGGAAAAACTTTTAGTCTCCAACAAAATATGACCATACATaaaagaatccacacaggtgaaaagccatacaaatgtgatgtgtgtggaaaAACTTTCAGTATGAAAGACACTTTGAACAAGCATCatagaatccacacaggtgaaaggCCATACCAATGTGACATATGTGGAAAATCCTTTGCTATAAAAGGAAGTGTCAGaatacatagaagaatccacacaggtgaaaaacCATAccaatgtgatgtgtgtggaaaGGCTTTCAATATGCAAGGAAATATGGCCAGCCACAGAAGAATCCACTACACATGTGAAAAGCCATACCAATGTGACATGTGTGGAAAGACTTTTAGTGTTAAACGGACTATGACGTTACATaaaagaatccacacaggtgaaaggccatacaaatgtgaagtgtgtggaaagAAATTTAGTCACCAAGGGGTTTTAACCATGCACACAAGGATCCATACAGGTCACAAGCCATACACATGTGAAGTATGTGGAAAGAGTTTCAATAGGAAAGGCTGTATGAAATTACACAcaagaatccacacaggtgagaagccatacaaatgtgaagtgtgtggaaagactttcagCATGAAAGGAAGTATGACTACTCATAGAAGAATCCACACCAGGGAaaaaccatacaaatgtgatgtgtgtggaaaG actttcaATGAGAAAGGAAATATGACTAAGCATAAAAGAATCCACACTGGTGAaaaaccatacaaatgtgaagtgtgtggtaaGGCTTTCAGTGAAAATGGAAGTTTGACAAAACATACAAGAacccacacaggtgaaaagccatatgaatgtgacgtgtgtggaaagactttcaATGATAAAGGAAGTATGACCAAACATAGacgaatccacacaggtgaaaagccatataaatgtgaagtgtgtggaagGGCATTTAGAACACAAGAAAATCTGACaatacatagaagaatccacacaggtgaaatgCCATACAAGTGTGAcgtgtgtggaaagactttcagTACAAAATCTAATATGAATATACATAGACGAATCCACACAGGGGAAaagccatataaatgtgaagtgtgtggaatAGCCTTCAGTATGAAATCTAATCTGAAAAAACATAAACGAATCCACACAGGGGAAAAGCCATAccaatgtgatgtgtgtgggaAGAGATTTAGCCAACAAGGGAATGTAACcatacatagaagaatccactCAGGTGATAAG TGGACAGGAAGTATGACAAAAcatagaaaaaaacacacaattgGGAAGTGTGTGGAAAGACGTACACAAATAAGAGGACAGATGACCAGTCATCAAAGAATCCCATCAGGTGAAACTATGTACAAATGTGACATATGTGGAAAGACGTTTGACAGAGAAGGGAACATGACTctacatagaagaatccacacaggtgaaactATGTACAAATGTGATGTATGTGGAAAGACTTTCAGTTTGAAAGACACTTTTACAAAGCATCaaagaatccacacaggtgaaaagccatacaaatgtgaagtgtgtggaaagactttcagTCAGAAAGGAAGCATGACCAGGCATAAAataatccacacaggtgaaaagccatacaaatgtgatgtgtgtggaaagactttcagCATTAAAGGAAGTATGAGGATACATAGGAGACTCCACAcgggtgaaaagccatacaaatgtgacatATGTGGAAAGGGTTTCCATGTACAAGCACATTTGACcatacatagaagaatccacacaggtgaaaaacCATACctatgtgaagtgtgtggaaagAGATTCAGTGTAAAA CATAAAATAATCCACACAGGGGAAAAGCCATACCAATGTGACATATGTGGTAAAACCTTTGGTATAAAAGGCAGTGTAAGaatacatagaagaatccacacaggtgaaaaacCATAccaatgtgatgtgtgtggaaaGGCTTTCCGTATCAAAGGAAATATGGCCAGCCACagaagaatccacacaggtgaaaagccataccgatgtgacgtgtgtggaaagactttcagTCAGAAAGGAAATGTGGCCGTACATaaaagaatccacacag gtgaaaagccatacaaatgtgacgTGTGTGGTAAGACTTTCAGTCAGAGAGTAAGTATAACCAACCATCAAAGAACCCACACAGGTGAAAAACCATACGAATGTGAAGTGTGCGGTAAGGCTTTCAGTCAGAAAGGAAATCTGACTAACCATAGACGAATCCACACTGCTGAAAAGCCATATAAATGTGACGTGTGTGGTAAGGCTTTCAGTGAGAATGGAAGTTTGACAAGACATACAAGAacccacacaggtgaaaagccatatgaatgtgacgtgtgtggaaagactttcaATGACAGAGGAAGTATGACCAAACACAGACGAATtcacacaggtgaaaagccatataagtgtgaagtgtgtggaaagGCATTTAGAACACAGGAACATCTGACcatacatagaagaatccacacaggtgaaaaaatatacaactgtgacgtgtgtggaaagactttcagTACGAAAGCTAATATGACTAGACATAAACGAATCCAcactggtgaaaagccatacaaatgtgaagtgtgtggaatAGCCTTCAGTTTGAAATCTAATCTGAAAAAACATAAACGAATCCACACAGGGGAAAAGCCATAccaatgtgatgtgtgtgggaAGAGATTTAGCCAACAAGGGAGTGCAACCAGACATAGGAGAATCCACACAGATGATAAG ccatacaaatgtgagaTGTGTGGGAAGAGATTTAGCCAACAAGGGAGTTTGATCATGCATATATAA